One window of Desulfovibrio sp. genomic DNA carries:
- the infB gene encoding translation initiation factor IF-2, whose product GAPRPAGGPRPGGPAGGFGQQAAPASPSDSRDGQSKKKRLKGRRTVDFQQGDFGRRSDDDDSGRLNRGKGRRKQGRSSVAPQSTQPLKAAKRKIRITEAIRVADMAHQMGLKANEIIKVLFGLGIMATINQTLDIDTATLVAAEFGYEVEKVGFSEDDYLVPKEVDAPETLKPRPPVVTIMGHVDHGKTSLLDAIRKSNVTSGEAGGITQHIGAYHVKTKRGEIVFLDTPGHEAFTAMRARGAQVTDLVILVVAADDGVMEQTREAINHSRAANVPIMVAVNKMDKPGAEPDRVLRELAELGLQAEEWGGDTIVAKVSAKSRMGLDELLEMVALQSEIMELKANPDKPARGHIVEAKLDKGRGPIATVLIQEGTLRQGDSFVCGTFSGRVRALMSDQGKKVKDAGPSLPVEVQGFEGVPEAGEEFFVVSDEKVARRIADSRAVKQRERDLASESRVTLETFLSQRKSDQETLTLNLVVKADVQGSFEAITEALNKQSTEKVRINVVHGGTGAITESDILLASASQAIIIGFNVRPTSKIKDVADHENVDIRFYEIIYKLVDDIKSAMAGMLAPVQREVYLGQAEVRDTFSVPKVGVIAGSYVADGKIARNAGVRLLRDGVVVYTGKISSLKRFKDDSKEVVKGNECGVGLENFNDVKIGDIIEAFETVEEAATL is encoded by the coding sequence CGATGACGACAGCGGTCGTCTGAACAGGGGCAAGGGCCGTCGCAAGCAGGGCCGTTCATCTGTTGCGCCGCAGTCCACCCAGCCCCTGAAGGCGGCCAAGCGCAAAATCCGTATTACCGAAGCCATCCGTGTCGCCGACATGGCCCACCAGATGGGCCTGAAGGCCAACGAGATCATCAAGGTTCTCTTTGGTCTTGGCATCATGGCCACCATCAACCAGACCCTCGATATCGACACCGCCACCCTGGTGGCCGCCGAATTCGGGTACGAAGTTGAAAAGGTCGGCTTCTCTGAAGATGATTATCTGGTTCCCAAGGAAGTGGACGCGCCTGAAACTCTCAAGCCGCGCCCGCCCGTGGTTACCATCATGGGTCACGTTGACCACGGTAAAACCTCGCTGCTCGACGCCATACGCAAGTCCAACGTCACCAGCGGCGAAGCCGGCGGTATCACCCAGCACATTGGCGCCTACCACGTCAAGACCAAGCGCGGTGAAATCGTGTTCCTTGATACGCCCGGCCACGAAGCCTTTACGGCCATGCGTGCCCGCGGCGCCCAGGTGACCGACCTTGTTATTCTGGTGGTTGCCGCCGACGACGGCGTCATGGAGCAGACCCGCGAAGCCATCAACCACTCACGTGCCGCCAATGTGCCCATCATGGTTGCCGTGAACAAGATGGACAAGCCCGGTGCCGAGCCCGACCGCGTGCTGCGCGAACTGGCAGAGCTGGGCCTGCAGGCCGAAGAATGGGGCGGCGATACCATCGTTGCCAAGGTTTCGGCCAAGAGCCGTATGGGTCTGGACGAACTGCTTGAAATGGTTGCCCTTCAGTCCGAAATCATGGAACTCAAGGCCAACCCCGACAAGCCCGCCCGCGGTCACATCGTGGAAGCCAAGCTCGACAAGGGCCGTGGCCCCATCGCCACCGTGCTTATTCAGGAAGGTACCCTGCGCCAGGGCGACAGCTTTGTGTGCGGTACTTTCTCGGGCCGTGTGCGCGCGCTCATGAGCGACCAGGGCAAGAAGGTCAAGGACGCCGGCCCCTCGCTGCCAGTTGAAGTGCAGGGTTTTGAAGGCGTACCGGAAGCCGGTGAGGAATTCTTTGTGGTTTCGGACGAAAAGGTCGCCCGCCGCATTGCCGATTCCCGCGCGGTCAAGCAGCGTGAACGCGACTTGGCCTCCGAATCGCGCGTCACCCTTGAAACCTTCCTGTCGCAGCGTAAGTCCGATCAGGAAACCCTGACCCTCAACCTTGTGGTCAAGGCCGACGTGCAGGGCAGCTTCGAAGCCATTACCGAAGCTCTCAACAAGCAGAGCACGGAAAAGGTACGCATCAACGTGGTGCACGGCGGTACCGGCGCAATCACCGAATCCGACATTCTGCTGGCTTCTGCATCGCAGGCCATCATCATCGGCTTCAACGTGCGTCCCACTTCCAAGATCAAGGACGTGGCCGACCACGAAAACGTGGATATCCGCTTCTACGAAATCATCTACAAGCTTGTGGATGACATCAAGAGCGCCATGGCCGGTATGCTCGCGCCCGTGCAGCGCGAGGTTTACCTCGGTCAGGCCGAAGTGCGTGATACCTTCAGCGTGCCCAAGGTTGGCGTTATCGCCGGCTCGTATGTGGCCGACGGCAAGATCGCCCGTAACGCGGGTGTGCGTTTGCTGCGCGACGGCGTGGTGGTCTACACCGGCAAAATCTCTTCGCTCAAGCGCTTCAAGGATGATTCCAAGGAAGTGGTTAAGGGCAACGAGTGCGGCGTGGGCCTTGAAAACTTCAACGACGTGAAGATAGGCGACATCATCGAAGCCTTTGAAACTGTCGAAGAAGCCGCCACCCTGTAG